The genomic interval ACCTTGTTCTTAAATAcacataataataatatcCGATCGATCACAACTTCCTAATTTTATCTTCCGTTGAACACCAAGGATTCAACAGCATTTATTAGACTCCACCCATCAACCAAGGCTCCACCCATCAACCAAGGTCAATCCACCGTCGTAACTGATGGTGGATCTCAAGCTAATTAATGATCTTTAGGCGTCAAATTCCCAATTGGAACTCGGAAAAAACCGGTATCGGCCGTCACGAGTTCCGCCAGGCTTGTATAAGCTCCGAAGATGGCCGTGATCTGCGATTTAATTATCAGCAAAACATGACaagagtgatgatgatagtgaTGTGAAAAGAAGTTTTGGCAAAAGCTACGACTTACGATACCGATAGCACCGCCAGTTTTGATACATTTCGGGCTCTCTGAAAGATATCCAGCTGACCTATCATCCGCTCATCAGTAAACGCCTCTCCCATTTAGCCATCGATCGGTAGTGGCGCGATATCCAACTCACAAGATAAAAAAGTTGAGACTCAATGCCCCAAAAATACAAATCAATACCACCGACGACCTGTGACTAGcgatgaggaaaaggacgGTGACTATGCCCCAAACGCAGAGGTAGAGGCCCAAGGCGTTTTCGAGCATCGCTGGATTTTCAGCGTAGGCCGCGGCCACACCAAATTGGGGGATATACAAAGCTAGAAGAGGGGTTACGGGCTTTGAAGCGGAGCAGGAAACATGGAACGTACTTGATAAGGAAAGCCAGAATGCGCCGTACGAGCTGAACGTTACGGCCTGTCTCGTCAGAAAATAAACATTTTCagctctctttctttgcctGCACAGAGCTTTCTGAGCAAGGTGATGAAACATACGCCAAACGTATTCCCGCATGCCCATTCCAGGATCCCTGCAATAATCTGTCCTAGCCCGCCAAATCCGAGAGCGATACCAAGAATCATATTCGGTTTGGTGACACCTCGAGCTTGGACGGTGTACAAGTTTAAAAGAAATGCTCCACCTACAAACCTAAAAGAGGCAAAACGATGATTTTTAACAATCATTGTGTTGAGCTATATGAGTGTCTGACACTCACGGAATAAGGCCTACAGGTGCAGGGGTTCCAAACTTCCGGTGAAATACTGGGAACCCAGGTTGCGAGGTATCAATTGGATTACCTCCAGGTGTGATGGACCGCGAGATATCGTCGCCGCCTTGGTGCATCCCATCTTGAATACCGACCTTAGTTGCGCTCAACTGGCTTTCGTGAGAGAAGGTGGGATGGACAGGAGACCCGAACTTGGTGAGGTAAGCTAAGCCAGGTAGTAAATTCTGTTGTTGGGAGGATAAACCGATGTCGGCGTCTGGGACTGCGGTGAAGACCTCTTCATTCATCTTGTGAAAGGGATCAGGTATTTGATGGTCGGTGACTTTATGAGAACTTTGGTGATCTGAAGGTGAGGAGTGGATGCGAGGGTTCaggttggagaagagatatGTCTTTATGGCTCAGTTGTACGTGCATGATGGGAAAACACCGATCTTCAACCGGCTGAAGTATTACCTGTCGTCCATAGAGTATAGCCTGATCTACAAGGGTATATAAATGTGATCATCGCCCATAACTATTCCCAAATAGCCGATACTAATTATAAGTATAATCACAGCGTTGCTCCAATCTAACGAACGAATCTTAATGCCTGTTGATATTGTGCTACGCTTCCCTCCTCAATACCTCTTAAATCTAAATTTCAGTGTCTCTAACCGGGTGTTGCTATATTTTATTACGTGGGGTGTACAGATGACATGTCAGCTATTCTTGTTCCGATGACTTAATGTACTAACTTGCGATAAAGTCAAACGCATGCGGAGTTAGAAGCCACAGATGTCGCCCCCAAACTCTTTCCCAAAGGCCAGTCATAGACCGCGATCGTAAGGGACGGAAGAAGTATAATTGTAAGACGATGATAGATAAAGATCCAATTTTAGTACGACATACGTACGGCAAACATTTGCCGGAACATGGGCTGAATTTAAACGAGCGAAAGTGACCAATAATAATTGAGATGATAGACACAGATATCGAGAtacgatgaagaagagtcgcACTTTTCACACTAAGTGACTAGCTGGCAACTGCTATTCTAGTTGCAGTTGCTGGTATCAGAGGAATCGTGTGTTGAGCTGTGCCGTAAACTGTCCAACTAGGTACCGAATGCCGAAGCTCCCCTGGATCGCCAAAGCCGACAGCAGCATATAAAGCATACTCCACCGGTTAATTATTAGATCTATATTTTATTGCTGGATCTGTCTCCAGAGTCTATTCTCCATGATATTATCTCCAGTACTCTTTTGAGTCTGGAAGTTTGGGGTAATAATCTC from Cryptococcus neoformans var. neoformans B-3501A chromosome 9, whole genome shotgun sequence carries:
- a CDS encoding hypothetical protein (HMMPfam hit to Grp1_Fun34_YaaH, GPR1/FUN34/yaaH family, score: 161.2, E(): 2.1e-45), whose protein sequence is MNEEVFTAVPDADIGLSSQQQNLLPGLAYLTKFGSPVHPTFSHESQLSATKVGIQDGMHQGGDDISRSITPGGNPIDTSQPGFPVFHRKFGTPAPVGLIPFVGGAFLLNLYTVQARGVTKPNMILGIALGFGGLGQIIAGILEWACGNTFGAVTFSSYGAFWLSLSTLYIPQFGVAAAYAENPAMLENALGLYLCVWGIVTVLFLIASHRSSVVLICIFGALSLNFFILSAGYLSESPKCIKTGGAIGIITAIFGAYTSLAELVTADTGFFRVPIGNLTPKDH